A window from Leptothermofonsia sichuanensis E412 encodes these proteins:
- the pstC gene encoding phosphate ABC transporter permease subunit PstC, translating to MTDPFLSIVGSTRFTERKVSRELKERAIATVLFLAALVSVATTVAIMWILISESIQLFQHVSLWEFLTGTEWAPLFEPPRYGILPLVCGTLVTSGVALFVAVPMGTIAALYLTEFASPRLREAVKPILELLAGIPTVVYGYFALLFVTPLLQLLLPELPGFNMLSPGLVMGIMITPLISSISEDAMRAVPLELREGSYAAGATRFQTAWKVVFPAAISGISASYILGISRAVGETMIVAIAAGLQPIITLNPLDSAATITAYIVQVSLGDIPHGTPEYQTIFAAGLTLVVITLIFNIIGYFLSRHYREKY from the coding sequence ATGACCGATCCCTTCCTATCCATCGTTGGATCTACCCGGTTCACTGAGCGCAAGGTAAGTCGTGAACTTAAGGAACGGGCGATCGCCACTGTTCTATTCCTTGCTGCTCTAGTATCGGTGGCAACGACCGTTGCAATTATGTGGATTCTGATCAGCGAATCCATCCAACTGTTTCAGCACGTTTCCCTCTGGGAATTTCTGACCGGTACGGAATGGGCACCCCTGTTTGAACCACCCCGCTACGGAATTTTGCCCCTGGTGTGCGGCACCCTGGTCACCTCCGGGGTTGCACTCTTTGTTGCTGTGCCCATGGGCACGATCGCGGCCCTTTATCTAACAGAGTTTGCCTCTCCCAGACTGCGGGAAGCGGTAAAACCCATTCTGGAACTGCTGGCAGGCATCCCCACCGTAGTTTATGGCTACTTCGCACTTCTGTTTGTCACGCCTCTACTGCAACTTCTGCTACCTGAACTACCAGGCTTCAATATGCTGAGTCCAGGGCTGGTCATGGGTATTATGATCACCCCCTTAATTAGCTCTATCAGCGAAGATGCTATGCGAGCAGTGCCCCTTGAACTGCGGGAAGGTTCCTACGCCGCTGGGGCAACCCGGTTTCAAACCGCCTGGAAAGTGGTGTTTCCAGCCGCCATTTCAGGCATTTCAGCCTCCTACATCCTGGGCATTTCACGGGCAGTAGGGGAAACCATGATCGTGGCGATCGCCGCCGGGCTTCAGCCCATCATCACCCTCAACCCGCTGGACTCTGCTGCCACCATCACCGCGTACATTGTGCAGGTCAGCCTGGGCGACATTCCCCACGGTACGCCTGAATATCAAACAATTTTTGCTGCTGGTCTAACCCTGGTGGTGATCACGCTGATTTTCAATATCATCGGCTACTTCTTAAGTAGACACTATCGGGAAAAGTATTAG
- the pstB gene encoding phosphate ABC transporter ATP-binding protein PstB has protein sequence MVEDVSSSLHRLSAIQPKAQVRDLSFYYDGSVGVLKNINLTVAKHQVTALIGPSGCGKTTLLRCFNRMHDLYPGNRYEGEIVLDSSVNILDRRVDPIEVRMRISMVFQRPNPFPKSIYENVAYGLRVRNERRRSVIDEKVEQSLRLAALWDEVKDRLQEPAYNLSGGQQQRLCIARALATDPEMLLFDEPTSALDPIATASIEELMTDLKQHVTILIVTHSMQQAARLSDYTAFMFLGELVEFNETTALFNNPLKKQTEDYIKGRFG, from the coding sequence ATGGTAGAAGATGTATCCAGCTCTTTGCATCGTCTGAGTGCAATTCAACCCAAGGCTCAGGTCAGAGATCTGAGTTTTTATTACGATGGCTCCGTTGGCGTCTTGAAAAACATCAATCTGACGGTTGCCAAACATCAGGTGACAGCCCTGATTGGTCCATCCGGGTGCGGCAAAACAACGTTACTGCGGTGCTTTAACCGGATGCATGACCTTTATCCCGGCAATCGCTATGAAGGGGAAATTGTCTTGGATTCCAGTGTCAACATTCTCGATCGGCGGGTTGATCCGATCGAGGTGCGGATGCGGATCAGCATGGTGTTCCAGCGTCCAAATCCATTCCCCAAGTCAATTTATGAGAATGTGGCTTATGGTCTGAGGGTGCGGAATGAACGTAGACGAAGCGTGATTGATGAAAAAGTGGAGCAGTCACTCCGACTGGCTGCCCTCTGGGATGAAGTGAAAGACCGTCTGCAAGAGCCAGCTTACAACCTCTCAGGAGGACAGCAACAACGCCTCTGCATTGCCCGCGCCCTTGCAACCGATCCAGAAATGCTGTTGTTTGATGAACCAACTTCAGCGCTGGATCCCATTGCCACTGCCAGTATTGAAGAACTGATGACCGATCTCAAGCAGCACGTCACCATCCTGATTGTGACCCACAGTATGCAGCAGGCAGCAAGACTTTCCGATTACACCGCTTTCATGTTCCTGGGTGAACTGGTGGAGTTCAATGAAACAACGGCTCTATTTAACAATCCCTTAAAGAAACAAACCGAAGATTATATCAAGGGACGTTTTGGGTAA
- a CDS encoding ExbD/TolR family protein, whose product MRRRQQTNPGVPEVNLVPMMDVLMTVLTFFIIISMTLTGQQAAVKVDLPTARLGVKEQQSTDTMIVGMDSQGQILVQGQPVTIDQLAQQMSTYLDTHPNGIIVLKADQKLDYAKVASLLEIMRDIGGDSVSLAVEQKS is encoded by the coding sequence ATGAGGCGAAGACAGCAAACCAATCCGGGGGTACCCGAAGTCAATCTAGTGCCGATGATGGATGTGCTGATGACGGTTTTAACTTTTTTCATCATCATTTCCATGACTCTCACTGGGCAACAGGCAGCCGTTAAAGTTGATCTGCCCACTGCCCGACTGGGAGTGAAGGAGCAGCAATCAACCGACACCATGATTGTCGGGATGGATAGTCAGGGTCAAATTCTGGTCCAGGGGCAACCTGTCACCATTGATCAACTGGCACAACAGATGTCTACCTATCTGGATACCCACCCCAACGGCATCATTGTCCTCAAGGCAGACCAGAAGCTGGATTACGCCAAAGTTGCCAGTCTGCTGGAAATTATGCGGGACATTGGGGGCGACAGCGTTTCTCTGGCCGTAGAGCAAAAGTCTTAG
- a CDS encoding PstS family phosphate ABC transporter substrate-binding protein — translation MAINALKSKLNRFTVLGAIAASATVAGLSIPSVQSQSIIKVDGSSTVYPITERIAEGFQKTGKGRVTVGISGTGGGFKKFCNGDTDISNASRPILEKEMKVCAEKGIRYIELPVAYDALTVMVNPQNNWVDSMTVAELKKIWEPAAQGKITNWSQVRSGFPNAPLKLFGPGADSGTFDYFTEAIVGKAKSSRTDFTGSEDDNVLVQGIARDKNALGFFGLAYYEANKSRLKSVKIVNPKTGQAVPPSAKTVIDGTYQPLSRPIFIYVNAKSAERPEVKAFVEYYMKNAQAAVNAVKYVPLTSGDYTKALARFQKRQIGTVFGGKEEIGVKVADILSRTPK, via the coding sequence ATGGCAATCAACGCACTGAAATCTAAGCTCAATCGCTTTACGGTTCTGGGTGCGATCGCGGCATCAGCTACAGTGGCTGGACTTTCTATCCCGTCCGTTCAGTCCCAAAGCATCATTAAGGTTGACGGGTCCAGTACTGTTTATCCCATTACCGAACGGATTGCAGAAGGTTTTCAGAAGACTGGGAAAGGAAGAGTAACGGTTGGTATTTCTGGCACAGGTGGTGGCTTCAAGAAGTTCTGCAACGGGGATACCGATATTTCTAATGCTTCTCGTCCCATCCTGGAAAAGGAAATGAAGGTTTGTGCTGAGAAGGGGATCCGGTACATCGAACTGCCCGTAGCATACGACGCTCTGACAGTCATGGTTAATCCCCAGAACAACTGGGTAGACAGTATGACCGTCGCTGAACTCAAAAAGATCTGGGAACCCGCTGCTCAGGGTAAAATTACCAACTGGAGCCAGGTTCGCTCTGGATTTCCCAATGCACCGTTGAAACTGTTTGGGCCTGGTGCTGACTCTGGAACCTTTGACTACTTTACAGAAGCCATTGTTGGTAAGGCTAAATCCAGCCGGACTGACTTCACGGGCAGTGAAGACGATAACGTTCTGGTGCAGGGGATTGCCCGTGACAAGAATGCCCTCGGATTTTTTGGATTGGCTTACTACGAAGCCAATAAGTCACGCTTAAAGTCTGTGAAAATTGTCAATCCAAAGACTGGTCAGGCCGTTCCTCCCTCAGCCAAAACAGTTATCGATGGCACTTATCAGCCCCTGTCCCGGCCTATCTTCATTTATGTCAATGCCAAGTCAGCGGAGAGACCCGAAGTGAAGGCATTTGTTGAGTACTATATGAAAAATGCCCAGGCAGCGGTCAATGCCGTTAAGTATGTGCCATTGACCAGTGGAGATTACACCAAAGCACTGGCTCGGTTCCAGAAGAGACAAATTGGCACCGTGTTTGGTGGCAAGGAAGAGATTGGGGTGAAGGTGGCAGACATCCTGAGCCGCACTCCCAAGTAG
- a CDS encoding MotA/TolQ/ExbB proton channel family protein has protein sequence MVPIVGLSIATVACALERGIFWIRLLRSEAQIAHDVLEAARYDLDEASRVAEQAQDLPIGRYLLAPLRLSQPTPETFRLAMESVGDKEFAEMRKGDKLLETVVAVAPLLGLLGTVTGLIATFGNLNIGGGGTSEQATKAAAGIGEALITTAAGMIVAIIALLVYRLFVTLQAQQMNYFSDLGNELELIYRQVWYEPAEMEKSYETLSPAPVRHGN, from the coding sequence ATGGTCCCAATCGTGGGGCTATCGATAGCGACAGTTGCCTGCGCCCTGGAGCGGGGGATCTTTTGGATTCGGTTACTCAGAAGTGAGGCTCAAATTGCCCACGATGTATTGGAAGCCGCCCGTTACGATCTGGATGAAGCCAGCAGAGTTGCGGAACAAGCCCAGGATCTGCCAATTGGGCGCTACCTGCTTGCTCCGTTAAGGCTGAGCCAGCCCACTCCTGAAACCTTTCGATTGGCGATGGAGTCTGTGGGAGACAAGGAATTCGCTGAGATGCGGAAGGGCGACAAGCTGCTGGAAACTGTCGTGGCAGTTGCCCCCCTGCTAGGGCTGTTGGGCACCGTCACAGGTCTGATTGCCACCTTTGGTAACCTCAACATTGGCGGCGGTGGCACCAGTGAGCAGGCAACCAAAGCTGCTGCGGGTATTGGTGAGGCACTGATTACAACGGCGGCTGGGATGATCGTGGCGATTATTGCACTGCTGGTTTATCGTTTGTTTGTGACCCTCCAGGCTCAGCAAATGAACTACTTTTCTGACCTGGGCAATGAACTGGAACTCATCTATCGTCAGGTTTGGTATGAGCCAGCAGAGATGGAAAAGTCCTATGAAACCCTCTCGCCCGCTCCTGTCAGACATGGGAACTAA
- a CDS encoding ExbD/TolR family protein, which produces MPSRKKPEQYGAIPEINLIPMMNVMMGILAFFVMITATLRNLQAVDVAIPSNRVSPSPQEVLPEPLIVELNPGGQITIAQTSVTREELMAAMQDYLVKNPKGAVLLQPSRSLKYEQVVQLLGEMQTIGGDRVSLALEG; this is translated from the coding sequence ATGCCGTCCAGAAAAAAGCCAGAACAGTACGGAGCAATTCCAGAAATCAACCTGATTCCGATGATGAACGTGATGATGGGGATTCTGGCATTCTTTGTCATGATTACGGCAACCCTGCGCAACCTGCAAGCCGTTGATGTAGCGATTCCCAGCAATCGGGTCAGCCCTTCTCCCCAGGAAGTCCTGCCGGAACCGTTAATTGTGGAACTGAACCCCGGTGGACAAATTACGATCGCCCAAACTTCCGTCACCAGAGAAGAACTGATGGCAGCCATGCAGGACTACCTGGTCAAGAATCCAAAGGGAGCCGTCCTTTTGCAGCCTTCCCGCAGTCTTAAGTATGAACAGGTGGTTCAGCTATTGGGTGAAATGCAAACTATAGGGGGCGATCGCGTCTCCCTGGCACTGGAAGGTTAA
- a CDS encoding iron uptake porin: MHRVVRSILLVAPAMLGATVLANAALAQQAESIQSNQNSASPLTRSTLEKVADYSNGEFTTVSGQVTSVSQLTDVRPTDWAFQALQSLVERYGCIVGYPDRTYRGNRALSRYEFAAGLNACLDRINELITAATADLVRKEDLLALQKLQEEFAAELAVLRGRVDQLEVRTATLEKQQFSTTTKLVGEVIFAVADTFGDRATRNGSDGFLSGINARNEDRLKDDQTEPIFVNRVRLNFDSSFTGKDTLRIRTQARNVTPFSGAFTGTNMTRLGFDGNNNNQVDVSKVYYRFPVGDNLRIQVDAVGNEFYNGLVSTLSPFASSGGGALSRFGRFNPVYRSNAAGAGFTFAYKFSSFLSLEGGYIADTNSNVPSPKDGLFNGAFTALGQVVIKPSKTFDVAFTYARSYFPGNEVNLTSSTGSGFAANPFGSTAILRRPTSSDTVSAQLQWKLSPQFILGGWFGYSWATQQNGNNDARLLNGAAFLAFPDLGKKGNLGGIIVGVPPKVIDNDIANREDNDTSIHLEALYRHRITPNIAITPGLIVILNPEHNSDNATQFVGVIRTTFSF, translated from the coding sequence ATGCATCGTGTAGTACGCAGCATTTTGTTAGTTGCTCCAGCAATGTTAGGGGCAACTGTACTGGCTAACGCTGCTCTGGCTCAGCAGGCTGAGAGCATCCAGAGTAATCAAAACTCTGCCAGTCCCTTAACCCGGTCAACTCTAGAGAAGGTTGCCGATTACAGTAATGGCGAATTTACGACGGTATCAGGTCAGGTAACTTCCGTTTCTCAGTTAACCGATGTCAGACCGACAGATTGGGCGTTCCAGGCACTACAATCCCTGGTCGAACGTTATGGCTGTATCGTGGGTTACCCAGATCGGACCTATCGAGGCAACCGCGCCCTCAGCCGTTATGAGTTTGCAGCCGGGCTTAACGCCTGTCTGGATCGGATTAATGAGCTAATTACTGCGGCTACCGCTGATTTGGTTCGGAAAGAAGATCTGCTGGCACTGCAAAAGCTCCAGGAAGAATTCGCGGCTGAGCTGGCAGTCCTGCGCGGTCGGGTAGACCAGCTCGAAGTGCGCACCGCGACCCTGGAAAAACAGCAATTTTCGACCACAACCAAACTGGTGGGTGAAGTTATCTTTGCTGTCGCAGATACGTTCGGCGATCGCGCCACCCGTAACGGTAGTGATGGCTTCTTAAGTGGAATTAATGCCCGCAACGAAGATCGCTTAAAGGATGACCAGACTGAACCGATCTTTGTAAACCGGGTGCGGCTCAACTTCGATAGCAGCTTTACGGGTAAGGATACATTAAGGATTCGGACACAGGCACGCAATGTCACCCCCTTCTCTGGTGCTTTCACAGGGACCAATATGACCCGCCTGGGGTTTGATGGCAACAACAACAACCAGGTTGACGTTAGTAAGGTCTACTATCGTTTCCCGGTTGGCGATAACCTCCGGATTCAGGTAGACGCTGTTGGGAACGAGTTTTACAACGGTCTGGTGAGCACGCTCAGCCCCTTTGCAAGCAGTGGCGGTGGTGCGCTGTCCCGGTTTGGGCGTTTCAACCCGGTATACCGGAGTAATGCCGCTGGTGCAGGGTTTACCTTCGCCTATAAGTTCAGCAGTTTCCTTAGTCTGGAGGGGGGCTATATTGCTGACACAAACAGCAACGTTCCCAGCCCAAAAGACGGTCTGTTTAATGGTGCCTTCACCGCTCTGGGACAGGTTGTTATCAAGCCCAGCAAAACCTTTGACGTGGCGTTTACCTATGCCCGCTCCTACTTCCCTGGTAATGAAGTAAACCTGACCTCAAGCACAGGTAGTGGATTTGCTGCCAATCCCTTTGGTTCAACTGCAATTCTGCGTAGACCCACCTCCTCAGATACCGTTTCCGCTCAACTCCAATGGAAACTCAGTCCCCAGTTCATCCTGGGTGGCTGGTTTGGCTATTCCTGGGCAACTCAGCAGAATGGTAACAATGACGCAAGACTCTTGAATGGAGCTGCATTCCTGGCATTTCCTGACCTGGGTAAGAAGGGTAACCTGGGCGGTATTATTGTGGGAGTTCCTCCCAAAGTTATCGATAACGATATTGCCAACCGTGAGGATAACGATACATCAATCCATCTGGAAGCTCTGTATCGCCATCGGATTACTCCAAATATCGCAATTACGCCAGGTCTGATCGTTATCCTTAATCCAGAGCATAATAGCGACAACGCCACCCAGTTTGTTGGTGTTATTCGGACGACCTTCTCATTCTAA
- a CDS encoding pentapeptide repeat-containing protein: MDASELLQRYQAGEIDFRGINLNGADLNGADLIGADLSGADLANASLIFAYLNRANLSKANLMGTKLCGANLSQADLLNAKLRDADLHGANLYGADLRGADITLANLIDANLITADMRSVNLSGANLRGACLRGANLRFEKRCYAGANLRGTDLRKADLRGANLTGADLTKADLRGANLSEASLREANLTGANLRAAFMKGIFLTDAVLAEAHLRQANLVDAKLERATLTEANLAAADLTGANLTNAILSKAILTEATLKRARFNRADLSRTDLRQTNLSNATLIDAYLGRADLRDADLTEANLAKAELSSANLTGAILQGATMPDGSVHE, from the coding sequence ATGGACGCGAGTGAGTTACTGCAACGCTATCAGGCAGGGGAAATCGATTTTCGAGGAATCAACCTCAATGGAGCAGACTTAAACGGTGCTGATTTGATTGGTGCCGACCTCAGCGGTGCTGACCTGGCTAACGCAAGCCTGATCTTCGCCTACCTCAATCGGGCAAATCTGAGCAAGGCAAACCTGATGGGTACGAAGTTATGTGGCGCAAACCTGAGCCAGGCAGACCTGCTGAATGCCAAACTGCGGGATGCGGATCTGCATGGTGCCAACCTTTACGGTGCTGATCTGAGGGGAGCCGATATTACCCTGGCAAACCTGATCGATGCCAACCTGATTACGGCTGACATGAGGAGTGTCAACCTGAGTGGGGCAAACCTGCGTGGTGCCTGCCTGCGGGGTGCCAACCTGCGGTTTGAAAAGCGCTGCTATGCCGGTGCCAATCTGCGGGGCACAGACCTGCGGAAAGCAGACTTGCGGGGTGCCAATCTGACTGGGGCAGACCTGACCAAGGCGGATCTGCGAGGTGCAAACCTGAGCGAAGCCAGCCTGCGGGAAGCCAATCTGACGGGAGCCAATCTGAGGGCTGCCTTTATGAAAGGAATCTTTCTAACGGACGCGGTGCTGGCTGAAGCGCACCTGCGCCAGGCAAATCTGGTAGACGCCAAGCTAGAGCGGGCAACCCTGACGGAAGCGAATCTGGCAGCGGCTGACCTGACTGGAGCCAACCTGACCAATGCCATTTTGAGTAAAGCCATTCTGACGGAAGCCACCCTCAAGCGGGCACGGTTTAACCGGGCAGATCTGAGTCGGACGGACCTGCGACAGACCAATCTGAGCAATGCCACCCTGATTGATGCTTACCTGGGGCGAGCCGACCTGCGTGATGCCGACCTGACGGAAGCAAATCTGGCAAAGGCAGAACTGAGTAGCGCTAATCTGACTGGAGCAATCCTTCAAGGGGCGACCATGCCGGATGGGTCAGTTCATGAATAG
- a CDS encoding DUF4333 domain-containing protein produces MAGTVILTACSRGLDTAKIAEAIQDEVIKQGGVSLKQVVCPDKVKLESGQTFECVGVLASEGNFAIPVTQQDAQGSVRWSVPSVKGLINLVDLQTSIQQALEKEVGQATIDCGRSTYWAAKPGDRFECKVLKRGGQATAIATPLTPKPGNQPATLASGKQSTRGNPPQKNDQPETIMVMVDPGGNVNWQRVFPGADPKAAPTPAGQSTTPKASNSDSSAATSVSPKPKPTVTTENIPDPNRPGDNEVLVD; encoded by the coding sequence ATGGCAGGTACTGTGATCCTGACCGCCTGTAGCAGAGGACTGGACACTGCCAAAATTGCAGAAGCCATTCAGGACGAGGTGATCAAACAGGGAGGCGTTTCCCTCAAACAGGTTGTTTGTCCGGATAAGGTCAAGTTGGAATCCGGGCAAACCTTTGAATGTGTAGGTGTTTTAGCTTCTGAAGGCAATTTTGCTATTCCAGTCACTCAACAGGATGCCCAGGGTTCAGTTCGCTGGAGTGTCCCCAGTGTGAAAGGTCTGATCAACCTTGTGGATCTGCAAACCTCTATCCAACAGGCACTGGAAAAAGAAGTTGGGCAGGCAACCATTGACTGTGGCAGGAGTACCTATTGGGCGGCAAAACCCGGCGATCGCTTTGAATGCAAGGTGCTGAAGCGAGGCGGTCAGGCAACCGCGATCGCAACACCCTTGACACCAAAGCCAGGCAACCAACCTGCGACCCTGGCAAGTGGAAAACAATCCACCAGAGGGAACCCCCCCCAAAAAAATGATCAACCTGAAACTATCATGGTCATGGTTGACCCTGGTGGAAATGTCAACTGGCAGCGGGTCTTTCCTGGTGCAGACCCCAAAGCCGCCCCCACTCCTGCCGGACAATCAACAACACCTAAGGCAAGTAACAGTGATTCCTCTGCGGCCACTTCTGTGTCACCTAAACCCAAGCCAACTGTAACCACAGAAAATATTCCAGACCCCAACCGTCCCGGCGACAATGAAGTCCTGGTAGATTAG
- the pstA gene encoding phosphate ABC transporter permease PstA has translation MTVKNLQQQNQTPELEELRANIDRRKLLSALFAVIGLLSILAGLIVILALVIQLAVEGIPRLSWQFFTSFPSSDPEMAGILSAWVGSFLVMLVTTAAAVPLGIAAGIYLEEYARKDWLSALIEINVTNLAGVPSIVYGLLALGFFNYILNLGESILTAGLTLGLLILPVVIVTTREALRAIPDSLREAAYALGASKWRTIWDHVLPYSAGSILTGIIIGLSRAIGETAPLVTIGALTFIAFLPPSPIQPEFPFFSLEWLKSPFTVMPIQMFNWVSRPEIEFQVNAAAAGVVLVFMTLTMNGLAIYLRYRFRKGIKW, from the coding sequence ATGACGGTCAAAAACTTGCAACAGCAAAATCAAACGCCAGAACTAGAGGAATTGCGAGCCAATATTGACCGCCGCAAGCTCTTGAGCGCTCTGTTTGCTGTCATTGGGCTGCTGTCAATTCTGGCGGGTTTAATTGTGATCCTGGCACTGGTGATCCAGTTAGCCGTCGAGGGAATTCCCCGGCTCTCCTGGCAGTTTTTCACCTCCTTTCCCAGCAGTGATCCTGAGATGGCAGGGATTCTGTCTGCCTGGGTTGGAAGTTTCCTGGTGATGCTGGTGACAACAGCAGCAGCGGTGCCATTGGGAATAGCAGCAGGTATTTATCTGGAAGAATATGCCCGTAAAGATTGGTTGTCAGCGCTCATTGAAATTAATGTGACAAACTTGGCAGGGGTGCCTTCGATTGTTTATGGGCTGCTAGCGCTGGGATTTTTCAATTACATCCTCAATCTGGGCGAGAGCATTTTGACGGCTGGCTTGACCCTGGGGTTACTGATTTTGCCCGTGGTGATTGTGACCACCCGCGAAGCATTGCGAGCAATTCCAGATAGCTTGCGGGAGGCAGCTTATGCCCTGGGTGCGAGCAAATGGCGCACGATTTGGGATCATGTGTTGCCCTACTCGGCAGGCAGTATTTTGACCGGCATAATTATTGGCCTGTCCCGGGCGATCGGGGAAACGGCTCCGCTGGTCACAATTGGTGCCCTCACCTTTATTGCTTTCCTGCCCCCTTCACCAATTCAGCCAGAATTTCCATTTTTCTCGCTAGAGTGGTTGAAGTCGCCCTTTACGGTCATGCCAATTCAAATGTTCAATTGGGTTTCTCGTCCTGAAATTGAGTTTCAGGTCAACGCGGCGGCAGCAGGTGTGGTTCTGGTTTTCATGACCCTGACCATGAACGGTCTGGCAATTTACCTCCGTTATCGGTTTCGGAAGGGGATCAAATGGTAG